Proteins encoded within one genomic window of Sphingomonas sp. KRR8:
- a CDS encoding HAD family hydrolase, protein MLKAILFDIDGTLVDSNDFHVLAWAEAFKQAGHEMRLSTIHDQVGQGGDNLVPALLPDLSPEELKRLEDSHHQLFEQHYSGRLQPFPSARALLRRCKEAGYRVVLASSASADEVERNLQVLDAADLVDASTSSDEVDCSKPCPDVFNVALRKAGAQSNEAIVVGDTPFDIKAADKAGLRVIALRSGLFTDAQLRGAVAIYDDVADLLAQFDESPLSRASTPA, encoded by the coding sequence ATGCTCAAAGCCATCCTGTTCGACATCGACGGTACGCTCGTCGACAGCAACGACTTCCACGTCCTCGCCTGGGCCGAGGCCTTCAAGCAGGCCGGTCACGAGATGCGGCTGTCGACCATTCACGATCAAGTCGGTCAGGGCGGAGACAATCTCGTTCCGGCGCTGCTGCCAGACTTGTCCCCCGAAGAGTTGAAACGGCTGGAAGACTCCCATCACCAGCTGTTCGAGCAGCATTATTCCGGCCGCCTTCAGCCATTTCCAAGTGCCCGCGCCCTGCTGCGTCGGTGCAAGGAGGCTGGTTACCGGGTGGTGCTCGCCTCTTCCGCGTCAGCCGATGAAGTCGAGCGCAATCTCCAGGTGCTGGACGCGGCCGACCTCGTTGATGCAAGCACCAGCAGCGACGAGGTCGACTGCTCGAAACCCTGCCCGGACGTGTTCAATGTGGCGCTCCGCAAAGCCGGCGCCCAGTCGAACGAAGCAATCGTGGTTGGCGACACGCCGTTCGACATCAAGGCTGCGGACAAGGCGGGTTTGAGGGTGATTGCACTCCGCTCGGGCCTGTTCACCGACGCTCAGTTGAGGGGCGCAGTCGCCATCTATGACGACGTCGCTGACCTCCTTGCCCAGTTCGACGAAAGTCCGCTCAGCCGCGCTTCAACACCGGCGTGA
- a CDS encoding DUF72 domain-containing protein produces the protein MQSFEVSLPHVGCSGWVYRHWREIFYPGNLPQKRWFEHYAGEFETVEINASFYRLPLASTFDGWREKAPPGFRYAVKVHRFITHNKKLLDCAEPLGTFCDLARRLGQSLGPLLHQLPPNLRRNDQRLANYLALLPSDLEHVVEFRHSSWYDKEVLALLDQNGVGFVAHDLAGLVSPVWRAAAPPTFVFTEQAANIGGAIRKLTWRAGPSG, from the coding sequence ATGCAGAGCTTCGAGGTTTCCCTACCGCATGTCGGCTGCTCCGGCTGGGTCTACCGTCACTGGCGGGAGATCTTCTATCCTGGCAACTTGCCGCAGAAGCGCTGGTTCGAGCATTACGCCGGTGAGTTCGAGACGGTCGAGATCAACGCCAGCTTCTATCGCCTTCCCCTCGCCTCCACCTTCGACGGGTGGCGCGAGAAGGCGCCTCCGGGCTTTCGTTATGCGGTCAAGGTCCACCGTTTCATCACGCACAACAAGAAGCTGCTGGACTGCGCGGAACCGCTCGGTACCTTTTGCGACCTTGCCCGGCGACTTGGACAGTCCCTCGGCCCTCTCCTCCATCAGCTGCCACCAAACCTCCGCCGCAATGACCAGCGTCTGGCCAATTACCTTGCCCTACTGCCCTCCGATCTCGAGCACGTGGTCGAGTTCCGCCATTCCAGCTGGTACGATAAGGAGGTCCTTGCCCTGCTCGACCAGAATGGCGTCGGTTTCGTCGCCCACGACTTGGCCGGGCTCGTCAGCCCCGTGTGGCGAGCGGCCGCACCGCCTACGTTCGTTTTCACGGAACAAGCGGCAAATATTGGGGGCGCTATTCGGAAGTTGACATGGCGGGCTGGGCCAAGTGGCTGA
- a CDS encoding L,D-transpeptidase family protein, with translation MLRARVAPIGLALCLTSAFALVAAKAPTQVHAATAQPGDKAAGEGAWVPPGTKGSPIDGTIFHAQVLLDAAGFPTGVIDGKKGMVFEQALRGYQQARGLRVSGDLDGATRQALLQDTRPSTRTFRLSADDVGGPFLYPFPKKPEEQAKAPGLYYRNMLEKLAERFHTTPDTIVALNGPDKMIGVGQELRLPNVLPRSREYGKTIDDKQAGLLNLYQVDAQQPQGDFIVVDKSEGVLKVFQGPVPEGAYSTEKNRGAPPTLGDNPGKLVAQFPVTMGSTHDPLPLGKWKVPTYAFMPPFHYQPNLFWDAKDKGAPDQTLPPGPNGPVGVAWLDLTKEHYGIHGTAEPQTIGRAESHGCIRMSNWDVTRLSRIMKPGFTAIFQA, from the coding sequence GTGCTGAGAGCCCGTGTTGCCCCGATCGGTCTGGCCCTGTGCCTGACAAGTGCCTTCGCCCTGGTTGCCGCGAAGGCGCCGACCCAGGTTCATGCAGCGACAGCCCAGCCAGGCGACAAAGCCGCCGGCGAGGGCGCCTGGGTTCCGCCCGGCACCAAGGGCTCGCCAATCGATGGGACGATCTTCCATGCGCAGGTGCTGCTGGACGCGGCCGGTTTTCCGACCGGCGTGATCGACGGCAAGAAGGGCATGGTGTTCGAGCAGGCGTTGCGCGGATATCAGCAGGCGCGGGGCCTTCGGGTCAGCGGTGACCTCGACGGCGCCACCCGGCAGGCACTGCTGCAGGACACGCGTCCGTCGACCCGCACCTTTCGCCTAAGCGCGGACGACGTCGGCGGCCCGTTCCTCTACCCCTTCCCCAAGAAGCCGGAGGAGCAGGCGAAGGCGCCCGGTTTGTACTATCGCAACATGCTGGAGAAGCTCGCCGAGCGCTTCCACACCACGCCCGACACGATCGTGGCCTTGAATGGGCCCGACAAGATGATCGGCGTAGGACAGGAGCTTCGATTGCCGAACGTTCTTCCGCGCTCGCGCGAATACGGGAAAACCATCGACGACAAGCAGGCGGGGCTGCTCAATCTGTACCAAGTCGACGCGCAGCAGCCGCAAGGCGACTTCATCGTGGTCGACAAGTCTGAAGGCGTGCTCAAGGTCTTCCAGGGACCGGTTCCGGAAGGCGCCTACAGCACCGAGAAGAACCGCGGCGCACCGCCAACCCTTGGCGATAATCCCGGCAAGCTCGTCGCGCAATTTCCGGTGACTATGGGGTCGACCCACGATCCGCTGCCGCTCGGCAAATGGAAAGTGCCGACCTACGCCTTCATGCCGCCGTTCCACTACCAGCCGAACCTGTTCTGGGATGCGAAGGACAAGGGCGCGCCGGACCAGACGTTGCCGCCCGGACCCAATGGCCCGGTCGGCGTTGCTTGGCTGGACCTCACCAAGGAGCATTACGGCATTCACGGCACCGCCGAACCGCAGACGATTGGGCGGGCGGAGAGCCATGGCTGCATCCGCATGAGCAATTGGGACGTGACGCGCCTTTCGCGGATCATGAAGCCAGGCTTCACCGCCATCTTCCAGGCGTGA
- a CDS encoding M23 family metallopeptidase, with the protein METAPRRSRIGLFGNIIVLAILLVGAWLVWSNVRGGSAPVVSNGPMGEAVRDAGSALAKPGFAPRTDADRPGDITISPTGLALPVAGVKTSELVDTYAASRGGGSRVHNAIDIMAPEGRPVIAAAPGTVEKLFNSIGKGGLTVYVRSDDGRWMYYYAHLSAYDANLKEGMKIRRGDPIGLVGHTGDASADGPHLHLAINRMAPGERWWQGEPINPYPLLAGKPAAR; encoded by the coding sequence ATGGAAACGGCACCGCGCAGGAGCAGGATCGGGCTGTTCGGCAACATCATCGTGCTGGCCATCCTACTGGTCGGTGCCTGGCTGGTCTGGAGCAACGTGCGCGGCGGATCCGCGCCCGTCGTCTCCAACGGGCCCATGGGCGAAGCGGTGCGCGATGCCGGGAGCGCTCTTGCGAAGCCCGGATTCGCACCGCGCACCGACGCTGATCGTCCGGGCGACATCACCATAAGCCCGACGGGCTTGGCGCTGCCGGTTGCTGGCGTTAAGACCAGCGAACTGGTTGATACCTACGCTGCCTCACGCGGCGGCGGCTCGCGGGTTCACAACGCAATCGACATCATGGCGCCCGAAGGCCGCCCCGTGATCGCCGCTGCGCCCGGCACGGTCGAGAAACTGTTCAACTCGATCGGCAAGGGAGGACTGACGGTCTACGTTCGCTCCGACGACGGCCGGTGGATGTACTATTACGCCCACCTGTCCGCTTATGATGCCAACCTCAAGGAAGGGATGAAGATCAGGCGCGGCGATCCGATCGGGCTGGTCGGGCACACCGGAGATGCCAGCGCCGACGGTCCTCACCTGCACTTGGCAATCAACCGCATGGCGCCGGGCGAGCGCTGGTGGCAGGGCGAGCCGATCAATCCCTACCCGCTGCTTGCCGGAAAGCCTGCCGCCCGCTAG
- the efp gene encoding elongation factor P: MKISGVDIRPGNIIEYEGGIWRAVKIQHTQPGKGGAYMQVEMKNLIDGRKTNVRFRSAETVERVRLDTKDFQFLFADGDMLTFMDKETYEQISLPKDLLGDAAAFLQDGMDVVMELHEERPISVQLPDQIEATIVEADAVVKGQTASSSYKPAILDNGVRVMVPPHISAGTKIVVDVYEQTYVRRAD, translated from the coding sequence ATGAAGATCAGCGGCGTCGACATTCGTCCCGGCAACATCATCGAATATGAAGGCGGCATCTGGCGTGCGGTGAAGATCCAGCACACCCAGCCTGGCAAGGGCGGCGCCTACATGCAGGTCGAGATGAAGAACCTCATCGATGGCCGCAAGACGAACGTTCGTTTCCGCTCGGCCGAAACGGTGGAGCGGGTCCGGCTCGACACCAAGGACTTCCAGTTCCTGTTCGCGGACGGCGACATGCTGACCTTCATGGACAAGGAAACTTACGAGCAGATCAGCCTTCCCAAGGACCTGCTCGGCGACGCGGCGGCCTTTCTTCAGGACGGCATGGACGTGGTCATGGAGTTGCACGAGGAGCGGCCGATCAGCGTTCAGCTGCCTGACCAGATTGAAGCCACGATCGTCGAGGCTGACGCGGTGGTGAAGGGGCAGACCGCCTCGTCCAGCTACAAGCCCGCGATCCTCGACAATGGTGTTCGCGTGATGGTTCCGCCGCACATCTCGGCGGGAACCAAGATTGTCGTCGACGTGTACGAACAGACTTACGTCCGCCGCGCCGACTAA
- a CDS encoding inositol monophosphatase family protein, producing the protein MVSHSGLITVMQRAVRKAAPRLRRDFGEVEQLQVSRKGPGDFVTMADKQSEQTIVDELKQARPDWGMVLEERGLVEGDPDKPRWIVDPLDGTTNFLHGIPHFAISIAVEDPRGAQGKPEITHGIVYQPLTDETFWAEKGRGAWLHDRRLRVSARRHLDEAVIATGIPHLGRSDAARWTSIYARIAPEVAGLRRLGSATLDFAWLAAGRYDGFWEDDLDVWDAAAGILLVREAGGFVSDFRGQDRMAERREYLAANGELHSKLHKLVGGALRG; encoded by the coding sequence GTGGTTTCCCATTCTGGTCTGATCACCGTCATGCAGCGCGCCGTTCGCAAGGCGGCGCCGCGCCTCCGGCGTGACTTCGGCGAGGTCGAGCAGCTGCAAGTTAGCCGCAAGGGGCCCGGCGACTTCGTCACCATGGCCGACAAACAGTCGGAGCAGACCATCGTCGACGAACTGAAGCAGGCTCGGCCCGACTGGGGTATGGTCCTCGAGGAGCGCGGCCTGGTCGAAGGCGATCCGGACAAGCCGCGCTGGATCGTCGATCCGCTCGACGGCACCACCAACTTTCTGCACGGCATCCCGCACTTCGCCATCTCGATCGCGGTTGAGGATCCTCGCGGAGCGCAGGGAAAGCCGGAGATCACCCACGGGATCGTCTATCAGCCGCTCACGGATGAGACCTTCTGGGCCGAGAAGGGGCGGGGGGCCTGGCTGCACGACCGCCGCTTGCGTGTGTCGGCCCGGCGCCATCTGGACGAGGCGGTGATTGCCACCGGCATACCACACCTCGGCCGGTCGGACGCCGCTCGATGGACCAGCATCTACGCCCGGATCGCACCTGAAGTGGCGGGTCTTCGCCGCCTGGGCTCTGCAACCCTTGATTTCGCTTGGTTGGCCGCTGGCCGTTATGACGGGTTCTGGGAAGACGACCTCGATGTTTGGGATGCCGCGGCGGGTATCTTGCTGGTCCGCGAGGCAGGCGGTTTTGTCAGCGATTTCCGCGGTCAGGACCGGATGGCCGAGCGCCGCGAGTATCTTGCCGCCAATGGCGAGTTGCACAGCAAGCTGCACAAGCTTGTCGGCGGCGCGCTTCGGGGCTGA
- the ndhC gene encoding NADH-quinone oxidoreductase subunit A, translating to MAAVATNYLPILFFLAVALGLSTAFVVLPMVVSRLTGAARPYPEKLSEYECGFPAFEDSRSQFDVRFYLVAILFIVFDLEAAFLFPWAVTLKTTGWVGWGAMMVFLAELALGLAYAWRKGALEWE from the coding sequence GTGGCTGCAGTTGCCACCAATTACCTGCCGATCCTCTTCTTCCTGGCGGTTGCGCTCGGACTGTCGACAGCGTTCGTCGTGCTTCCGATGGTCGTGTCGCGGTTGACTGGAGCGGCCCGGCCGTACCCGGAGAAACTGAGCGAGTATGAATGCGGCTTTCCCGCTTTCGAGGACTCGCGCAGCCAGTTCGACGTTCGCTTTTACCTCGTCGCGATCCTGTTCATCGTTTTTGACTTGGAAGCCGCATTCCTGTTCCCGTGGGCGGTCACGCTCAAGACGACGGGTTGGGTCGGCTGGGGAGCGATGATGGTGTTCCTCGCCGAACTCGCGCTGGGCCTCGCTTATGCCTGGAGGAAGGGCGCACTCGAATGGGAGTGA
- a CDS encoding NADH-quinone oxidoreductase subunit B: protein MGVILDPAANPYPTEEEIARAAGLVPGSPQHRALEQMRHDLDSKGFVVTATEDLFNWARTGSLWWMTFGLACCAVEMIHVNMPRYDLERFGVAPRASPRQSDVMIVAGTLCNKMAPALRKVYDQMAEPRYVISMGSCANGGGYYHFSYSVVRGCDRIVPVDIYVPGCPPTAEALLYGIMQLQRKIRREGTIER from the coding sequence ATGGGAGTGATCCTCGATCCTGCCGCCAATCCTTATCCGACCGAGGAAGAGATTGCGCGCGCTGCCGGGCTGGTCCCCGGCTCACCCCAGCATCGGGCCCTGGAGCAGATGCGGCACGACCTCGACAGCAAGGGCTTTGTGGTCACAGCCACCGAGGACCTATTCAACTGGGCCCGCACCGGCTCGCTGTGGTGGATGACCTTCGGGCTCGCCTGCTGTGCCGTGGAGATGATCCACGTCAACATGCCGCGCTATGATCTTGAGCGGTTCGGCGTCGCTCCGCGCGCCAGCCCGCGGCAGTCGGACGTGATGATCGTGGCCGGAACGCTGTGCAACAAGATGGCCCCGGCGCTGCGCAAGGTCTACGACCAGATGGCGGAACCGCGCTACGTCATCTCCATGGGCAGCTGCGCCAACGGCGGCGGCTATTACCATTTCAGCTATTCGGTGGTGCGCGGCTGCGACCGCATCGTGCCGGTCGACATCTACGTGCCCGGCTGCCCGCCCACCGCCGAGGCGCTGCTTTACGGGATCATGCAATTGCAGCGGAAGATCCGCCGCGAAGGGACGATCGAGCGCTAG
- a CDS encoding NADH-quinone oxidoreductase subunit C: MASSAPRMASNDGLIDAAQAALGDLVVDAKDHVGEITLTVQRDGVVEACRLLRDTPGLEFQSLMEIAGVDYPERPERFEVNYHLLSYTRNRRLRVKVLTDERTPVPSITGLWPVAGWLEREVFDLYGVTFAGNADLRRILTDYGFEGHPLRKDFPLTGFVEMRYSETEKRVVYEPVELAQDFRAFDFLTPWNGPEYRLPGDEKAEPQAAGAPSPAPATGEAPKVAPAVGAGPRPEEKPYNSDNDERGRKGAATAAAEARKPNEDKAAQAGGKVTGTDEPVPDSPNVTRDSPEAQ, translated from the coding sequence ATGGCGAGCTCCGCACCTCGGATGGCATCAAACGATGGCCTGATCGACGCCGCGCAGGCCGCGCTTGGCGACCTTGTCGTCGACGCAAAGGACCATGTCGGCGAGATCACGCTGACGGTGCAGCGCGACGGCGTGGTCGAAGCGTGCCGCCTGCTGCGTGACACGCCCGGCCTCGAATTTCAGTCGCTAATGGAGATTGCCGGGGTCGACTATCCCGAGCGGCCGGAGCGGTTCGAAGTTAATTACCACCTGCTGAGTTACACCCGGAACCGGCGGTTGCGGGTAAAGGTGCTGACCGACGAGCGCACCCCCGTGCCGAGTATCACGGGTCTGTGGCCTGTCGCGGGCTGGCTCGAGCGTGAGGTTTTCGACCTTTATGGAGTGACGTTCGCCGGCAATGCCGACCTGCGCCGCATCCTCACCGACTATGGTTTCGAGGGGCACCCGCTGCGCAAGGACTTCCCGCTGACCGGGTTCGTTGAGATGCGCTACTCGGAGACCGAGAAGCGAGTGGTTTACGAGCCGGTCGAGCTGGCGCAGGATTTTCGCGCATTCGATTTCCTCACGCCATGGAATGGGCCGGAGTACCGGCTGCCGGGCGACGAAAAGGCGGAGCCGCAGGCCGCTGGTGCGCCGTCTCCGGCACCCGCCACGGGCGAGGCGCCTAAGGTTGCGCCGGCTGTCGGCGCAGGACCGCGACCGGAAGAGAAGCCGTACAACTCCGACAATGACGAGCGCGGACGCAAGGGCGCGGCCACCGCCGCCGCCGAAGCCAGGAAGCCGAACGAAGACAAGGCGGCGCAGGCTGGCGGAAAGGTCACCGGCACCGATGAGCCGGTGCCCGACAGCCCCAACGTCACCCGCGACAGTCCCGAGGCGCAGTGA
- a CDS encoding NADH-quinone oxidoreductase subunit D: protein MSEVEQEVALAPADALTSEVGGVKRQSRRVEVGVIAGSGDESAGDEVIQNYTINFGPQHPAAHGVLRLIMELDGEIVERVDPHVGLLHRGTEKLIEYKTYAQAIPYFDRLDYCSPMCMEHSFVLAAEKLMGLEIPLRAQYIRVLMAELTRIKNHMLNLGSHIMDVGAMTPNLWLFELREDLMQIYEMVSGARMHANYFRVGGVHQDIPPKVLNHIGEFLDNRLKLFEDAISLVADNRIFKQRNVDIAIVSREDAMAWGFSGPMIRATGLPWDIRKSQPYEVYDRMDFDIPVGTNSDCYDRFMVRVEEVRQSWRIARQCLLEMPEGPIGTADRKVFPPKRAEMKQSMEALIHHFKLYTEGYHVPAGEVYVATESPKGEFGVYLVADGTNKPYRCKIRPTAFSHLQAMDFMMKGHMLADTTAVLGAMDIVFGECDR, encoded by the coding sequence ATGAGCGAAGTGGAACAGGAAGTGGCGTTGGCTCCGGCCGACGCGCTGACCTCCGAGGTCGGCGGTGTCAAGCGGCAAAGTCGCAGGGTCGAGGTGGGGGTGATCGCTGGCTCCGGCGACGAGAGCGCCGGCGACGAGGTGATCCAGAACTACACGATCAACTTCGGGCCGCAGCATCCGGCCGCGCACGGCGTGCTGCGGCTGATCATGGAGCTCGACGGCGAGATCGTCGAGCGGGTCGACCCGCATGTCGGGCTGCTCCACCGCGGCACCGAGAAGCTGATCGAATACAAGACCTACGCGCAGGCGATCCCCTATTTCGACCGGCTCGATTACTGCTCGCCGATGTGCATGGAGCATAGCTTCGTGCTCGCTGCCGAGAAGCTAATGGGTCTCGAGATTCCACTTCGCGCCCAGTACATCCGGGTGCTGATGGCGGAACTGACCCGCATCAAGAACCACATGCTGAACCTGGGTTCGCACATCATGGACGTGGGGGCGATGACGCCCAACCTATGGCTGTTCGAGCTGCGCGAAGATCTGATGCAGATCTACGAGATGGTTTCAGGCGCGCGAATGCATGCCAACTACTTCCGTGTCGGCGGCGTTCACCAGGACATCCCGCCCAAGGTGCTGAACCACATCGGCGAGTTTCTCGACAATCGCCTGAAGCTGTTTGAGGACGCGATCAGCCTTGTCGCCGACAACCGCATTTTCAAGCAGCGTAATGTCGACATCGCCATCGTGTCCAGAGAGGATGCGATGGCGTGGGGCTTCTCTGGCCCGATGATCCGCGCAACGGGCTTGCCGTGGGACATCCGCAAGTCCCAACCGTACGAAGTCTACGACCGCATGGACTTCGACATTCCGGTGGGCACAAACTCCGACTGTTACGACCGCTTCATGGTGCGGGTCGAGGAAGTGCGTCAGAGCTGGCGCATCGCGCGGCAGTGTCTGCTGGAAATGCCGGAAGGCCCGATCGGCACGGCCGACCGCAAGGTCTTCCCGCCCAAGCGTGCCGAGATGAAGCAGTCGATGGAAGCGCTGATCCATCATTTCAAGCTCTACACCGAAGGCTATCACGTGCCTGCGGGCGAGGTCTACGTCGCGACGGAGAGCCCCAAGGGCGAGTTCGGCGTCTATCTCGTCGCCGACGGCACCAACAAGCCATACCGCTGCAAGATTCGGCCGACGGCGTTCAGCCACCTGCAGGCGATGGACTTCATGATGAAGGGGCACATGCTGGCCGACACCACCGCGGTGCTGGGCGCGATGGACATCGTCTTCGGGGAGTGCGACCGCTAA
- a CDS encoding NAD(P)H-dependent oxidoreductase subunit E, which produces MAERHFAPDVPELRERWGNFTWDKAHAPEAARALGKYPEGRKMSAVIPLLDLAQRQVGSETGTQGWLPIPVIEFVAAECGMPPMRAMEVASFYTMFNLVPVGKYHVQLCGTTPCMLRGSDDVLRACEKKGLKKGYTTADGLFTLTEVECLGACANAPMVQINDDNFEDLTEESMTTILDALAAGEPVKPGSQIGRQTSAPEGGPTSLKKMAERNYDYRPQWSAEAAPAPAGEGA; this is translated from the coding sequence ATGGCCGAACGTCATTTCGCGCCCGACGTGCCGGAGTTGCGTGAGCGCTGGGGAAATTTCACCTGGGACAAGGCGCATGCGCCCGAGGCGGCGCGGGCGCTCGGCAAATATCCCGAGGGTCGCAAAATGTCGGCGGTGATTCCCCTGCTCGACCTTGCCCAGCGACAAGTCGGTTCGGAGACTGGAACCCAAGGCTGGCTGCCGATTCCCGTGATTGAATTCGTCGCGGCAGAGTGCGGCATGCCGCCGATGCGGGCGATGGAGGTCGCTAGCTTCTACACCATGTTCAACCTGGTGCCGGTGGGCAAGTATCACGTGCAGCTGTGCGGAACGACGCCGTGCATGCTGCGCGGCTCGGACGATGTCCTGCGGGCGTGCGAGAAGAAGGGCCTCAAGAAGGGTTATACGACGGCTGACGGGCTGTTCACGCTGACCGAGGTCGAATGCCTTGGCGCTTGTGCCAACGCGCCCATGGTCCAGATCAACGACGACAATTTTGAAGACCTCACCGAGGAGAGCATGACCACCATCCTCGATGCGCTTGCGGCTGGAGAACCGGTCAAGCCGGGCTCGCAGATCGGTCGCCAGACAAGCGCGCCGGAGGGTGGTCCCACCAGCCTCAAGAAGATGGCCGAGCGCAATTACGATTATCGCCCGCAGTGGTCGGCAGAAGCGGCGCCAGCGCCGGCAGGAGAGGGTGCCTGA
- the nuoF gene encoding NADH-quinone oxidoreductase subunit NuoF has translation MGYTGSLSDKDRIFTNVYGFQSPDLKEAQARGDWDNTKALMAVGPDAIIDAVKASGLRGRGGAGFPTGMKWSFMPKEPKPGKPNFLVINADESEPGSCKDREIIRHDPHKLLEGALIASFAMRARACYIYIRGEYIREAEALERAVAEAYAAGLLGKNAAGSGYDFDCFVHRGAGAYICGEETAMLESLEGKMGRPRLKPPFPAGAGLYGCPTTVNNVESIAVVPTILRRGASWFAGFGREKNEGTKLFQISGHVNKPCVVEESMSIPFRELIDRHCGGIRGGWDNLLAVIPGGSSVPLVPAAEIMDAPMDFDGLKALGSGLGTAAVIVMDKSTDIVRAISRISYFYKHESCGQCTPCREGTGWMWRIMERLREGDATVDMIDRLQDVTKQVEGHTICALGDAAAWPIQGLIRHFRPELERRIAERGGNNLLEAAE, from the coding sequence ATGGGTTACACCGGATCCCTGAGCGACAAGGATCGCATCTTCACCAACGTCTATGGCTTCCAGTCGCCGGACCTAAAGGAGGCGCAGGCGCGTGGCGATTGGGACAATACCAAGGCGCTGATGGCGGTCGGACCCGACGCGATCATCGACGCGGTCAAGGCAAGCGGTCTGCGTGGCCGCGGCGGCGCGGGCTTTCCGACCGGCATGAAGTGGAGCTTCATGCCGAAGGAGCCAAAGCCGGGTAAGCCAAACTTCCTGGTGATCAACGCCGACGAGTCCGAGCCCGGCAGCTGCAAGGACCGGGAGATCATCCGACACGATCCGCACAAGCTGCTCGAAGGCGCGCTGATCGCCAGCTTCGCGATGCGGGCGCGGGCCTGCTACATCTACATTCGCGGCGAATATATCCGCGAGGCCGAGGCGCTCGAGCGCGCGGTTGCGGAGGCCTATGCAGCCGGGTTGCTGGGCAAGAATGCGGCCGGATCGGGCTACGACTTCGACTGCTTCGTCCATCGCGGCGCGGGCGCCTACATCTGCGGCGAAGAGACCGCGATGCTCGAAAGTCTCGAAGGCAAGATGGGCCGGCCGCGGCTGAAGCCGCCGTTCCCGGCGGGCGCGGGCCTCTACGGCTGCCCGACCACGGTCAACAACGTCGAGAGCATCGCCGTCGTCCCCACCATCCTGCGCCGCGGCGCCAGCTGGTTCGCGGGCTTCGGGCGCGAGAAGAACGAGGGCACCAAGCTCTTCCAGATCAGCGGCCATGTCAACAAGCCGTGCGTGGTCGAAGAGAGCATGAGCATTCCTTTCCGCGAGCTGATCGATCGCCATTGCGGCGGCATTCGCGGCGGTTGGGACAATCTGCTGGCGGTCATCCCGGGGGGAAGCTCGGTTCCGCTGGTCCCAGCAGCCGAGATAATGGACGCGCCGATGGATTTCGACGGGCTGAAGGCGCTTGGAAGCGGCCTTGGCACGGCAGCGGTCATTGTTATGGACAAGTCGACCGACATCGTTCGCGCGATCAGTCGCATCAGCTACTTCTACAAGCACGAGAGCTGCGGCCAGTGCACCCCGTGCCGCGAGGGTACCGGCTGGATGTGGCGGATCATGGAGCGACTGCGCGAAGGAGACGCCACGGTCGACATGATCGACCGTCTGCAGGACGTCACCAAGCAGGTCGAAGGCCACACCATCTGCGCGCTGGGGGACGCCGCCGCGTGGCCGATCCAGGGCCTTATCCGCCACTTCCGCCCCGAGCTCGAGCGTCGCATTGCCGAGCGCGGCGGGAACAATTTACTTGAGGCCGCCGAGTAA